The following proteins are encoded in a genomic region of Kosakonia oryzae:
- a CDS encoding SDR family oxidoreductase — protein MQKTVLITGCSSGIGLESARELKRQGFRVLAACRKVDDVARMNQEGFTGILLDLDDPTSVERAADEVIALTNNRLYGLFNNAGYGVYGSLETISRQQLEQQFSSNFFGTHQLTMRLLPAMTPHGEGRIVMTSSVMGLISTPGRGAYAASKYALEAWSDALRMELRHSGVKVSLIEPGPIRTRFTDNVNQTQREKPVENPGIAARFTLGPEAVVAKVRHAFESAHPKMRYPVTLVTWAVSLLKRLLPGRMMDKILRG, from the coding sequence ATGCAAAAAACGGTCTTAATAACAGGATGTTCCAGCGGTATCGGTCTGGAAAGCGCGCGCGAACTCAAACGCCAGGGGTTCCGCGTACTGGCTGCCTGCCGCAAAGTGGACGATGTCGCCCGCATGAACCAGGAAGGCTTTACCGGTATTTTGCTGGATCTTGACGATCCGACGAGCGTCGAACGCGCCGCCGATGAAGTGATCGCTCTGACCAACAACCGCCTGTATGGTCTCTTCAATAATGCGGGTTACGGCGTTTACGGCTCGCTGGAAACCATCAGCCGCCAGCAGTTAGAACAGCAGTTCTCCAGTAACTTTTTCGGCACCCACCAACTGACGATGCGCCTGCTGCCCGCCATGACACCGCACGGCGAAGGCCGCATTGTGATGACCTCATCAGTGATGGGGCTTATCTCTACGCCCGGCCGCGGTGCCTATGCCGCCAGCAAGTATGCGCTTGAAGCCTGGTCCGACGCTTTGCGAATGGAGCTACGCCACAGCGGTGTCAAAGTCAGCCTGATTGAGCCAGGCCCTATCCGTACCCGTTTTACCGACAACGTTAATCAGACGCAGCGCGAAAAACCCGTGGAAAACCCCGGCATTGCGGCACGTTTTACCCTTGGCCCAGAGGCGGTAGTGGCAAAAGTGCGCCATGCTTTTGAAAGCGCGCATCCCAAAATGCGCTATCCGGTTACGCTGGTGACCTGGGCGGTGAGCCTGCTGAAACGCCTGCTGCCTGGGCGCATGATGGATAAAATTTTGCGGGGGTGA
- a CDS encoding co-chaperone YbbN encodes MSVQNIVNITEVNLQQVLEQSMATPVLFYFWSDRSQHCQQLTPVLESLAAQYNGQFILAKVDCDAEQMVASQFGLRAIPTVYLFQNGQPVDGFQGPQPEEAIRALLDKVLPREEELKAQQAMQLMQEGKHGEALPLLKEAWQLSQQNSEIGLLLAETLIVLNRADEAENVLKTIPLQDQDTRYQGLVAQIELLKKAADTPEIQQLQKQVADNPQDALLATQLALQLHQVGRNEEALELLFSHLRKDLSAADGEARKMLQEILAALGTGDALASKYRRQLYSLLY; translated from the coding sequence ATGTCCGTACAGAATATTGTCAATATTACCGAAGTGAACCTGCAACAGGTGCTTGAGCAGTCGATGGCCACGCCGGTGCTGTTCTATTTCTGGTCCGATCGTAGCCAGCACTGCCAGCAACTGACACCGGTGCTGGAAAGCCTGGCCGCGCAGTACAACGGACAGTTTATTCTGGCGAAAGTCGATTGCGACGCTGAGCAAATGGTGGCGTCGCAGTTTGGTCTGCGCGCCATTCCTACCGTCTACCTGTTCCAGAACGGCCAGCCGGTTGATGGTTTCCAGGGGCCGCAGCCGGAAGAAGCCATCCGCGCATTGCTGGATAAAGTCCTGCCGCGTGAAGAGGAACTGAAAGCGCAACAGGCGATGCAACTGATGCAGGAAGGCAAGCACGGCGAAGCGTTGCCGCTGCTGAAAGAGGCCTGGCAGCTTTCGCAGCAAAACAGCGAAATCGGCCTGCTACTGGCGGAAACGCTGATTGTATTGAACCGCGCGGATGAAGCCGAGAACGTGCTGAAAACCATCCCGTTACAGGATCAGGATACCCGCTATCAGGGGCTGGTTGCGCAGATTGAACTGCTGAAAAAAGCCGCCGATACGCCGGAGATCCAGCAGTTACAAAAACAGGTTGCCGACAATCCGCAGGACGCGCTGCTGGCCACGCAACTCGCGCTGCAACTGCACCAGGTCGGGCGCAACGAAGAAGCGCTGGAGCTGCTGTTCAGCCATCTGCGTAAAGATCTCAGTGCCGCCGACGGCGAAGCGCGTAAAATGCTGCAAGAGATTCTTGCCGCGCTGGGAACCGGCGACGCGCTGGCCTCGAAATACCGCCGCCAGCTTTACTCCCTGCTTTACTAA